From a single Brachionichthys hirsutus isolate HB-005 unplaced genomic scaffold, CSIRO-AGI_Bhir_v1 contig_796, whole genome shotgun sequence genomic region:
- the LOC137912981 gene encoding isoaspartyl peptidase/L-asparaginase-like, translating into MSAVIVVHGGARASVDGVKVAARDGFAVLKRGGSALDAVEAAVRTMEDNSVFNAGHGAVLNADGEVELDAIIMDGRTLSSGAVSAVKNIANPVSLARAVMEKTDHVILTSRGANQFAESIGVSTVPTDSLVTEFERKEWEKCKTFVTGVKEGINTQWAHGTVGAVAVDCVGNVACATSTGGIRNKMAGRVGDAPIIGCGGFADNFSGAVSCTGHGESILKVTLARLILFHVEQGKSVAESSQLALQYMADRVHGAGGCIVVSPSGQWTATFTTKRMAWAAVDRDGLWYGLEPNERFNEQLTV; encoded by the exons ATGTCTGCAGTCATCGTTGTACACGGTGGGGCCAGGGCCTCTGTTGATGGAGTGAAGGTTGCAGCCCGCGATGGGTTTGCAGTCCTGAAAAGGGGAGGAAGCGCTTTGGATGCCGTCGAAGCAGCCGTGAGAACGATGGAAGATAACAGTGTATTTAATGCAG GACATGGAGCTGTGCTAAATGCTGATGGAGAAGTGGAGCTGGATGCCATCATTATGGATGGGAGGACACTTTCCAGTGGTGCCGTCTCCGCAGTCAAAAACATTGCCAATCCCGTCTCACTGGCACGAGCAGTGATGGAAAAG ACTGACCACGTGATATTGACAAGCAGAGGCGCAAACCAGTTTGCGGAGAGCATTGGCGTGAGCACAGTCCCCACTGATTCACTGGTGACGGAGTTTGAGAGGAAAGAATGGGAGAAATGTAAGACGTTTGTTACTGGAGTGAAGGAAGGGATTAACACTCAGTG GGCCCATGGCACTGTCGGAGCAGTTGCCGTGGACTGTGTTGGTAATgttgcatgtgcaacatcaacTGGAGGGATCAGAAATAAAATGGCTGGCCGAGTAGGAGACGCTCCAATCATTG GCTGTGGAGGATTTGCAGACAATTTTAGTGGTGCCGTGTCTTGTACTGGTCATGGAGAGTCTATTCTCAAAGTCACGTTGGCAAGACTCATTCTTTTCCATGTTgaacaag GTAAATCAGTAGCAGAGTCCTCACAGTTGGCTCTGCAGTACATGGCGGACCGTGTCCACGGTGCAGGAGGCTGTATTGTAGTGTCCCCATCAGGACAGTGGACAGCCACATTTACCACCAAGAGAATGGCTTGGGCAGCAGTGGATCGTGACGGCCTGTGGTATGGGTTAGAGCCAAATGAACGATTTAATGAGCAGCTGACTGTGtaa